Proteins encoded within one genomic window of Pseudocalidococcus azoricus BACA0444:
- a CDS encoding ferredoxin--nitrite reductase → MANKFETVKATKDGLAVQSELEHFAAIGWENIPEDDRDLRLKWLGIFFRPVTPGQFMLRLRIPHGILTSDQLQTIGEIVQRYGDSGSGDITTRQNLQIRGIRIEDIPAIFERLQACGLTTIQSGMDNVRNITGSPVAGIERDELIDTRPLVAQLQAMITNNGQGNSEFSNLPRKFNIALEGGRDNSVHAEINDIAFIPAYRQGILGFNVLVGGFFSARRCEAAVPLDAWVTPDQAVLDLCRAILELFRDHGPRTNRQKSRLMWLIDQWGLEKFRQEVAAKLTFPLLNAAPEDEINWDKRDHLGVYPQKQPGLNYVGLHIPVGRLYASDFLELGRIAQTYGNGEVRLTVEQNFILTHVPDAQLPGLLAEPILKRFGIDPSPLQRSLVSCTGAQFCNFALIETKNRALAMSAALEAELELSRPVRIHWTGCPNSCGQPQVADIGLMGTKVRRNGETVDGVDLYLGGKVGKDAQLGTCVRKGIPCDELQAILTELLIERFQARPRAPTANNPSNPMLVLV, encoded by the coding sequence GTGGCTAATAAATTTGAGACCGTCAAAGCAACTAAGGATGGCCTGGCAGTCCAGAGCGAATTGGAGCATTTTGCTGCCATTGGTTGGGAGAATATTCCCGAAGATGACCGGGATTTGCGCTTGAAATGGCTGGGCATCTTTTTTCGCCCCGTCACCCCCGGCCAATTTATGCTGCGGCTACGCATCCCCCACGGGATTTTGACCAGTGACCAACTCCAGACCATCGGTGAAATTGTCCAACGCTATGGTGACAGTGGCAGTGGCGATATTACCACCCGGCAAAACCTGCAAATTCGGGGGATTCGGATTGAGGATATTCCCGCTATTTTTGAGCGACTCCAGGCCTGTGGCTTAACCACGATTCAATCGGGCATGGACAATGTCCGCAACATTACCGGCTCGCCTGTAGCGGGGATTGAGCGGGATGAATTGATTGATACTCGCCCTCTGGTGGCCCAACTCCAGGCCATGATTACCAATAACGGTCAAGGCAACTCGGAGTTTAGTAACCTGCCCCGCAAATTTAACATTGCCCTCGAAGGCGGTCGGGATAATTCCGTCCATGCCGAAATCAACGATATTGCCTTTATCCCCGCCTACCGACAAGGAATCTTAGGATTTAACGTCTTGGTGGGTGGCTTTTTCTCGGCCCGACGCTGTGAGGCAGCCGTTCCGTTAGATGCTTGGGTGACTCCGGATCAGGCCGTGCTTGATCTGTGTCGGGCAATTTTGGAACTGTTTCGGGATCACGGGCCGCGGACTAATCGGCAAAAATCCCGCTTGATGTGGTTGATTGACCAGTGGGGCCTGGAAAAATTTCGTCAAGAAGTTGCCGCTAAATTAACCTTTCCCCTCCTCAATGCCGCTCCTGAGGATGAAATTAACTGGGACAAGCGAGATCATTTAGGGGTCTATCCGCAAAAACAGCCGGGATTGAACTATGTCGGCCTTCATATTCCCGTGGGGCGGCTCTATGCCTCTGATTTTCTGGAACTGGGGCGAATTGCCCAAACCTATGGCAACGGAGAAGTCCGGCTGACCGTTGAACAAAATTTTATTCTCACCCATGTTCCCGATGCTCAACTCCCTGGCCTGTTAGCCGAACCCATTCTCAAACGCTTTGGTATTGATCCATCGCCATTGCAGCGTTCCCTTGTGTCTTGTACTGGGGCCCAGTTTTGCAATTTTGCCTTGATCGAGACCAAAAATCGGGCCCTGGCCATGAGTGCCGCCTTAGAAGCAGAACTGGAGCTATCTCGGCCCGTGCGGATCCATTGGACTGGCTGCCCCAACTCCTGTGGCCAACCCCAAGTGGCAGATATTGGCCTGATGGGCACCAAAGTTCGGCGCAATGGCGAAACCGTGGATGGGGTGGATCTCTACCTCGGCGGCAAAGTGGGCAAAGATGCTCAGTTGGGAACCTGTGTCCGCAAAGGCATTCCCTGCGATGAACTCCAGGCCATATTAACCGAGTTGTTAATTGAACGGTTTCAGGCTCGGCCCCGCGCCCCGACTGCAAACAACCCCTCTAATCCGATGTTGGTTTTGGTTTAA
- a CDS encoding LysR family transcriptional regulator, giving the protein MRLEQLQAFLVVAERGSFQQAALECGVNQSTISRQIQALETELATCLFHRSTQAKLTVSGTIFLKRARKIWQEWQTANQELNEFHQGKQTELCVAAIHSVCATVLPPLLPRFCQHYPQVQLRVTALGSDRALKVLRDGLVDVAIVMGNRSLANTAEFVVQPLFEEPIGLLMAANHPLVKKTTITWEQVAAYPHVVFKDGYGMRRLVEDEFMRRNTPLMAALELNTPDAFNTVVGSSQMLALLPESMLVDAAKNPALVVHYFHNQNSSEGIILQRQVMVVTTIDRLNISPIADFFHLITEKLGSTPQLLAV; this is encoded by the coding sequence ATGCGCTTAGAGCAATTGCAGGCCTTCTTGGTGGTGGCGGAACGGGGGAGTTTTCAACAAGCGGCCCTCGAATGTGGTGTCAATCAATCAACCATCAGTCGGCAAATTCAAGCCTTAGAAACGGAACTGGCAACCTGTTTATTTCATCGCAGTACCCAGGCCAAACTCACCGTATCAGGAACAATATTTCTCAAGCGGGCCCGTAAAATTTGGCAAGAGTGGCAAACCGCCAATCAAGAACTGAATGAATTTCATCAGGGCAAACAAACTGAACTCTGTGTGGCCGCTATTCATTCCGTTTGCGCAACGGTATTACCTCCGTTACTACCTCGATTTTGTCAACACTATCCCCAGGTGCAATTACGAGTGACCGCGTTGGGGAGTGATCGGGCCTTGAAGGTATTGCGGGATGGCCTGGTGGATGTAGCGATTGTGATGGGTAATCGCAGTTTAGCCAACACAGCCGAATTTGTTGTCCAGCCCCTGTTTGAGGAACCCATTGGCCTGTTAATGGCGGCGAATCATCCGTTAGTTAAAAAAACAACTATCACTTGGGAGCAGGTAGCAGCCTATCCTCATGTGGTTTTTAAGGATGGTTATGGGATGCGGCGATTAGTTGAAGATGAATTTATGCGGCGCAACACCCCGTTAATGGCGGCCTTAGAATTGAATACTCCGGATGCGTTTAATACAGTTGTCGGTTCGAGTCAAATGTTAGCCTTGTTGCCAGAGTCAATGTTAGTGGATGCTGCCAAAAATCCTGCCTTAGTCGTCCATTATTTTCACAATCAAAACTCATCTGAGGGCATTATTTTACAGCGGCAAGTCATGGTTGTGACGACCATTGATCGACTCAATATTTCCCCGATTGCGGACTTCTTTCATCTAATCACTGAAAAGTTAGGAAGCACACCTCAGCTTTTAGCAGTCTAA
- a CDS encoding anthranilate phosphoribosyltransferase family protein: MSRAFRELLKKIGSGAHTSKDLTRAEAAQAMTMMLTQAATPAQIGAFLIAHRIKRPTGAELAGMLDAYEQLGPKVPAINSAQPVVILSQPYDGRDRTIPLSILTALVLAAAGCPVLQHGGERMPTKEGIPLIDLWRGLGVDWSGCSLAQIQQILEATNLGFVYLPTHFPQAQALVPYREQIGKRPPLATLELIWSPYAGPCHVVAGFVHPPTETMIQEALTLRGVTEFTTVKGLEGSCDLPQERTAIIGLYSVVDGEASLTRLRLHASDYGLGGKNPAWANLNDSIVAMEAVLDGRFNQLRQALLWNSGFYLWQYNDFENLTEGIQQAAKLLDSGQVKQQLKYLKQVCDTHFQKFCSL; encoded by the coding sequence ATGAGTCGAGCGTTTCGGGAGTTATTAAAAAAAATTGGCAGTGGTGCTCATACGAGTAAAGATTTAACCCGTGCTGAAGCGGCCCAGGCCATGACAATGATGCTCACCCAAGCGGCGACTCCGGCCCAGATTGGGGCATTTTTGATTGCCCACCGAATTAAGCGGCCGACGGGGGCAGAATTAGCCGGAATGTTGGATGCTTACGAGCAGCTTGGCCCCAAAGTCCCTGCTATCAATTCTGCACAACCCGTGGTGATTTTAAGTCAACCCTATGATGGCCGGGATCGCACCATTCCGTTGAGTATCCTGACAGCGTTGGTTTTGGCGGCGGCTGGTTGTCCGGTCTTGCAACATGGGGGCGAGCGGATGCCCACAAAAGAGGGAATACCGCTGATTGATCTGTGGCGGGGCCTGGGCGTAGATTGGTCAGGCTGTTCTCTAGCTCAGATACAGCAGATTTTAGAAGCTACAAACCTGGGATTTGTTTATTTACCGACTCATTTTCCCCAGGCCCAGGCCCTTGTCCCCTACCGCGAGCAAATTGGTAAACGTCCCCCCTTAGCGACCTTGGAATTGATTTGGTCTCCCTATGCGGGCCCTTGTCATGTCGTCGCTGGATTTGTTCATCCGCCAACAGAAACCATGATCCAGGAGGCGTTGACCTTAAGAGGGGTGACGGAATTTACAACAGTCAAGGGCCTGGAGGGCAGTTGTGATTTACCCCAAGAACGCACCGCCATTATTGGTTTATATTCTGTTGTTGATGGGGAAGCATCCCTCACTCGGTTGCGGTTGCACGCTAGTGATTATGGTTTAGGAGGGAAGAACCCGGCCTGGGCCAATCTGAATGATTCAATAGTCGCCATGGAAGCAGTTTTAGACGGTCGCTTTAATCAACTTCGTCAAGCCCTTCTTTGGAATAGTGGCTTTTATCTTTGGCAATATAATGATTTTGAAAACTTGACTGAAGGGATTCAACAGGCGGCTAAATTGCTAGATTCTGGTCAGGTGAAGCAGCAGCTCAAATACCTCAAGCAGGTTTGTGATACTCATTTTCAGAAGTTTTGCTCTTTATGA
- a CDS encoding DUF4912 domain-containing protein: MPKEQPPLEDMTLRQLRRVASEFQVSRYSRMRKDQLLDAIREKQVVVPAATQPVPPRLESQEKVEAAKFDLGPAVDLDDTLATVDEGLGDLPAGYGESRIVLMPRDPQWAYTYWDIPNEHREDFRRQGGQQLALRIYDATNVNLDSQIPHSVQEYPCDELAREWYLPIPVSDRDYVVEIGYRCGDGRWLALSRSAPVRVPPTYPSDWIWDQFITVDWDIDLQGKTLFNLGTPESVETEVPTSPIYDSIFGMAQGVEAQRVAGSLYGSMQMIPSSAELLPSQAISSYVFPSGVGLWAVPNVSGLTMSGVGFSASVPPVKPRQFWLVADAELIVYGATEPDATVTIGGKVIELSPDGTFRFQMSFQDGLIDFPIKAVAADGEQNREIHMKFTRETPARRTNAKAEAVQEWFVDGEWKAPV; encoded by the coding sequence ATGCCAAAAGAACAACCCCCATTGGAAGACATGACATTACGCCAACTCCGGCGTGTGGCCAGCGAATTCCAAGTTTCTCGTTACAGTCGGATGCGTAAAGATCAGCTATTGGACGCGATCCGTGAAAAACAAGTCGTTGTTCCCGCCGCCACCCAACCTGTACCCCCGCGTTTGGAGTCTCAAGAAAAAGTGGAAGCTGCAAAATTTGATCTCGGGCCTGCTGTTGATTTAGATGACACCCTAGCCACTGTGGATGAGGGCCTGGGAGATTTACCGGCTGGATATGGTGAAAGTCGGATTGTCTTAATGCCCCGAGATCCCCAATGGGCCTATACCTACTGGGATATTCCTAATGAACACCGCGAAGATTTCCGGCGACAAGGGGGGCAGCAGCTAGCGTTACGGATTTATGATGCTACGAATGTTAATTTAGATAGCCAAATTCCCCACAGTGTCCAGGAATACCCCTGCGATGAACTGGCGCGGGAGTGGTATTTACCGATTCCGGTCAGTGATCGGGACTATGTGGTTGAAATTGGCTATCGGTGTGGGGATGGCCGCTGGTTGGCCTTGTCCCGTTCAGCCCCGGTGCGTGTGCCGCCGACCTACCCTTCTGATTGGATCTGGGATCAATTTATTACCGTGGATTGGGATATAGATTTACAGGGCAAAACTCTGTTCAATTTGGGCACTCCTGAATCTGTAGAAACTGAAGTACCCACCAGCCCAATTTACGACAGCATTTTCGGGATGGCGCAGGGAGTGGAAGCCCAACGGGTAGCTGGGTCTTTGTATGGTTCTATGCAAATGATTCCCTCCTCCGCTGAACTATTACCATCCCAGGCCATCAGTTCCTATGTTTTCCCCTCGGGTGTGGGTCTGTGGGCGGTTCCCAACGTCTCTGGCTTAACCATGTCAGGCGTGGGCTTCTCGGCCTCGGTTCCCCCTGTTAAACCCCGGCAGTTCTGGTTAGTGGCTGATGCGGAATTGATTGTCTATGGGGCGACTGAACCCGATGCCACAGTTACCATTGGTGGCAAAGTGATTGAACTCAGTCCTGATGGCACGTTCCGCTTCCAGATGTCCTTCCAAGATGGTCTGATTGACTTTCCTATTAAGGCTGTGGCGGCTGATGGCGAACAAAACCGGGAAATTCACATGAAATTCACTCGAGAAACCCCAGCCCGGCGGACGAATGCGAAGGCTGAAGCGGTGCAGGAGTGGTTTGTGGATGGGGAGTGGAAAGCCCCTGTCTAA
- a CDS encoding aminobutyraldehyde dehydrogenase — MPVNLHALSVQAPIEVFMTPRYRMLIGSELVPAVEGLWQSIINPSTEEIIAEVPQANAVDVDLAVQAAQKAFPAWSTLSPGERSHYLWQLAQGLEKYSDELIQLESTNAGKPIKLVSNGDVPFAIDNLKYFAGQARVIEGLGTGEVVGGYTSTIRREPIGVIGSIAPWNYPIMMAIWKIAPALAAGNTVVLKPAPQTPLTSLKIGEIAQEIGLPPGVLNIVTGGGPEVGEPLVIHPQARMISFTGSTATGKRIMGLAAHKMARVHLELGGKAPLIVLADADIEAAARGAVVGSYVNTGQDCTAVTRILVERPHYHHFLDRFTELSKEVRIGDISSESTDMGPLVSADQKERVAGFVDRAQAAGIKLHYQGTVPDGPGFYYPPTIFVEAPTDSEIMQEEVFGPVVVINPVDSVDEAIAVANDIRYGLAASVWTKNIHQAWKVAAALQFGTVWVNDHLPLCAEMPHGGFKESGFGKDLSRYAFEEYTIAKHVMFDLSGEAEKGWHFSVFGDPQ; from the coding sequence ATGCCTGTCAACTTGCACGCTCTCTCCGTCCAGGCCCCGATTGAGGTTTTTATGACACCACGCTACAGAATGCTGATTGGGTCTGAACTTGTCCCCGCCGTTGAGGGCCTTTGGCAATCCATCATCAACCCATCTACAGAAGAGATTATTGCCGAAGTCCCCCAGGCCAATGCAGTGGATGTAGATCTCGCCGTACAAGCGGCCCAAAAAGCCTTCCCGGCCTGGTCAACCCTTTCCCCTGGAGAACGGAGTCACTACCTTTGGCAACTAGCCCAGGGCCTGGAAAAATATAGCGATGAACTCATCCAACTGGAAAGCACCAATGCGGGCAAGCCAATCAAACTAGTCAGTAATGGGGATGTGCCCTTTGCCATTGATAACCTGAAATATTTTGCCGGCCAGGCCCGTGTGATTGAAGGCTTAGGGACAGGGGAAGTTGTCGGCGGCTATACCTCAACCATTCGGCGCGAACCCATTGGCGTGATTGGCTCCATTGCCCCGTGGAACTACCCGATCATGATGGCGATCTGGAAAATTGCCCCCGCCCTGGCTGCCGGAAATACTGTTGTCTTGAAACCCGCCCCCCAAACTCCCTTGACCAGCCTGAAAATTGGCGAAATTGCCCAGGAAATTGGCCTGCCCCCAGGAGTTTTGAATATTGTCACTGGTGGTGGGCCAGAAGTGGGAGAGCCATTGGTCATCCATCCCCAAGCCCGGATGATTTCCTTTACAGGTTCCACCGCCACCGGCAAACGGATTATGGGATTAGCGGCCCACAAAATGGCCCGGGTGCATTTGGAACTGGGCGGCAAAGCTCCCCTAATTGTTTTGGCTGATGCGGATATTGAGGCGGCGGCACGGGGGGCAGTAGTGGGTAGCTATGTGAATACGGGCCAAGACTGTACGGCGGTGACACGGATTTTAGTTGAACGCCCCCACTATCACCATTTCTTAGACCGCTTTACAGAACTTTCTAAGGAAGTCCGAATTGGAGATATTAGCTCTGAGTCCACGGATATGGGGCCGTTGGTTTCAGCGGATCAAAAAGAGCGTGTGGCTGGATTTGTCGATCGGGCCCAGGCCGCTGGAATTAAACTGCATTATCAAGGAACTGTTCCCGATGGCCCAGGGTTTTACTATCCCCCAACAATTTTTGTCGAGGCCCCCACAGACAGCGAAATTATGCAGGAAGAAGTCTTTGGGCCGGTGGTGGTGATCAATCCGGTAGACTCCGTGGATGAAGCGATTGCGGTGGCCAATGATATTCGTTATGGTTTGGCCGCGTCCGTCTGGACAAAAAATATCCACCAGGCCTGGAAAGTCGCGGCGGCGTTGCAGTTTGGGACGGTGTGGGTGAATGATCACTTGCCCTTGTGCGCGGAAATGCCCCACGGTGGTTTCAAAGAATCGGGTTTTGGGAAAGACTTATCCCGCTATGCCTTTGAGGAATACACCATTGCCAAGCACGTCATGTTTGATCTCAGTGGTGAGGCGGAAAAAGGTTGGCATTTCTCGGTTTTTGGAGATCCCCAGTAG
- a CDS encoding MBL fold metallo-hydrolase, whose protein sequence is MFQSPLIVRFWGVRGSIPSPGPHTVRYGGNTPCVEIQAGGERLIFDGGTGLRVLGEELLKHLPITAHVFFSHTHWDHIQGFPFFQPAFIPGNCFHIYGVPGVDGHSIQQCLNDQMLHPNFPVPLQIMAGALKFHDLGPGAVTKIADATITNQRLNHPGGGVGYRIKWHGQVISYVTDTEHYPDKLDPAALSLANQADVMIYDATYTDAEYYSPAQSKIGWGHSTWQEAVKLAQTARVKHLVLFHHDPTHDDEFLDEICQLAQQAFPNTTVAHEGLILSLGTS, encoded by the coding sequence ATGTTTCAGTCTCCCTTGATTGTCCGGTTTTGGGGAGTGCGCGGCAGTATTCCATCCCCAGGCCCCCATACGGTTCGCTACGGCGGTAATACCCCTTGTGTGGAAATCCAGGCCGGGGGAGAGCGACTCATTTTTGACGGCGGGACTGGCTTGCGGGTTTTGGGGGAGGAACTATTGAAACATTTACCCATCACCGCCCATGTCTTTTTTTCCCACACCCACTGGGATCATATTCAAGGGTTTCCTTTTTTTCAACCAGCGTTTATTCCCGGTAATTGTTTTCACATTTATGGTGTCCCCGGTGTGGATGGCCATAGTATTCAGCAATGCCTCAACGACCAAATGCTCCATCCCAACTTCCCAGTTCCCCTACAGATCATGGCGGGCGCGCTGAAGTTTCATGACTTGGGGCCCGGAGCAGTGACTAAAATTGCCGATGCTACCATTACCAATCAACGCCTGAATCATCCAGGGGGTGGGGTGGGCTATCGCATCAAGTGGCACGGTCAAGTGATCAGCTACGTCACCGATACAGAGCATTATCCAGACAAGCTAGACCCCGCAGCGCTTAGTTTGGCTAATCAAGCCGATGTGATGATCTATGATGCCACTTACACCGATGCCGAATATTACTCCCCTGCCCAGAGCAAAATTGGTTGGGGCCATTCCACTTGGCAAGAAGCGGTTAAACTGGCCCAAACTGCCCGAGTCAAACACCTCGTTTTGTTTCATCACGATCCCACCCATGATGACGAATTTTTAGATGAAATTTGCCAACTCGCCCAACAAGCCTTTCCCAACACGACCGTAGCCCATGAGGGATTAATTTTATCTCTAGGTACTTCTTAA
- a CDS encoding alpha-E domain-containing protein, with amino-acid sequence MLSRVADAIYWLNRYIERAENIARFVDVNLNLLLDLPMVGEQWHPLVLTTGDLAFFQQHYGNPTAENVIQCLTFDSHYPNSIYSCMRAARENASSIREVISSEMWLEVNSFYAFVRDAAKSQPQGDIADFLAKVKQASHSFTGVMDATMTHNEGWHFGQMGRLLERADKTSRILDVKYYLLLPSVEDVGSSIDELGWIALLKSASAYEMYRKRGQHRITPAGVADFLILDAEFPRAIRSCLLHVEQYMYKVTGTPIGSWKLPVERVIGRLRSELDYLTIEEIISRGMHEFLDQLQTQINQVDQEIFNTFFALEAVA; translated from the coding sequence ATGTTGAGTCGTGTTGCGGATGCTATTTACTGGCTGAATCGGTATATTGAACGAGCCGAAAATATTGCCCGCTTTGTAGATGTTAACTTAAATCTGCTGCTAGATTTACCCATGGTGGGCGAGCAGTGGCATCCCTTAGTTTTGACCACTGGAGATCTGGCCTTTTTCCAACAGCATTATGGGAATCCTACCGCTGAGAACGTGATCCAATGTCTCACCTTTGATAGTCATTACCCCAACTCGATCTACTCCTGTATGCGGGCGGCACGGGAAAATGCCTCCTCGATTCGGGAAGTAATTTCTTCGGAGATGTGGCTAGAGGTGAATAGTTTTTATGCCTTTGTCCGAGACGCAGCCAAAAGTCAGCCCCAGGGAGATATTGCTGATTTCTTAGCTAAGGTTAAACAGGCCAGCCATTCGTTTACAGGGGTGATGGACGCAACGATGACCCATAACGAGGGGTGGCATTTTGGGCAGATGGGGCGATTGCTGGAGCGGGCAGATAAAACCAGTCGGATTTTGGATGTGAAATATTACTTACTCTTGCCTTCTGTGGAGGATGTCGGGTCTTCCATTGATGAGTTGGGTTGGATTGCCCTGCTCAAATCTGCTAGTGCCTATGAAATGTATCGCAAACGGGGACAACATCGGATTACACCGGCTGGAGTTGCGGACTTTTTGATTTTAGATGCTGAGTTTCCGCGGGCAATTCGCTCTTGCTTACTCCATGTTGAGCAGTATATGTATAAAGTTACGGGAACACCAATTGGCTCTTGGAAGCTACCTGTGGAACGGGTCATTGGCCGTTTACGTTCAGAGTTGGATTATTTAACCATTGAGGAAATTATTTCCCGCGGAATGCATGAATTTCTAGATCAACTGCAAACCCAAATTAACCAAGTGGATCAAGAAATCTTTAATACATTTTTTGCATTGGAGGCTGTCGCTTAG
- a CDS encoding transglutaminase family protein, with amino-acid sequence MRYFIQHQTTYNYAQAIELLPHTIRLRPRVSGSQLLHQFSCQVLPLPENQTLVLDAEGNSVIHLWWGRQPTQQLQVQITAAVETLCTNPFNFVLEPWATHFPLNYPTLTLHSLQAYLTPPLPPVGFDPVAYQLAQEIAQACDSNIILFLNQLTQKLYEHSTYQIRETGSPWPPCLTWQKQSGSCRDLTVLFMEACRCMGLAARFVSGYQEGDLDSRERHLHAWAEVYLPGAGWLGYDPTHGLAVADRHIPLVAAAHPLNAAPVTGSVRGAGVQSEMSYQLAISVL; translated from the coding sequence GTGCGTTACTTCATTCAACACCAAACAACCTACAATTACGCCCAGGCCATTGAACTTTTACCCCATACGATCCGCCTCCGGCCAAGGGTGTCTGGATCACAATTACTGCATCAGTTTAGTTGCCAAGTGTTACCGCTGCCGGAAAATCAAACCCTAGTCTTAGATGCAGAAGGAAACTCGGTTATTCATCTCTGGTGGGGGCGACAACCGACTCAGCAACTCCAAGTGCAAATTACCGCCGCGGTGGAAACCTTATGTACCAATCCCTTTAATTTTGTTTTAGAACCTTGGGCCACCCATTTTCCCCTCAATTATCCCACCCTCACCCTCCATAGCCTCCAGGCCTATCTCACCCCACCCCTGCCCCCCGTTGGCTTTGATCCAGTCGCCTATCAACTCGCCCAAGAAATCGCCCAGGCCTGTGACAGCAACATCATCCTCTTCCTAAACCAACTGACCCAAAAACTCTATGAACACAGCACCTACCAAATTCGGGAAACGGGATCACCCTGGCCCCCCTGTTTGACCTGGCAAAAGCAATCTGGCTCCTGTCGAGATTTAACGGTTTTGTTTATGGAAGCCTGTCGCTGTATGGGGTTGGCGGCTCGGTTTGTCAGTGGCTACCAGGAAGGAGATCTCGACAGTCGGGAACGGCATTTACACGCTTGGGCCGAGGTCTATTTACCGGGGGCTGGCTGGCTGGGCTATGATCCAACCCATGGTTTAGCGGTGGCGGATCGGCATATTCCTTTGGTGGCGGCGGCTCATCCCCTCAATGCAGCTCCGGTGACGGGTTCTGTGCGGGGAGCAGGGGTTCAGTCCGAGATGAGTTATCAACTGGCCATTTCTGTTTTATAG
- the purC gene encoding phosphoribosylaminoimidazolesuccinocarboxamide synthase, with the protein MAPDHKLYEGKAKIIYKTPDPQVLLAYFKDDATAFNAQKKGAIVGKGAMNCQISSHLFRYLAHQAIASHFLAQVAADVMQVQAVEIIPLEVVVRNRAAGSLCKQTGLELGLVLPFPLVEFYLKDDALGDPLLTPDRLTLLNVASTAEIAQLRGLALKINSLLTHFFQDCGITLVDFKLEFGRNPQGEILLADEISPDTCRLWNQAESDPHRRVMDKDRFRQDLGDIEAAYKSVMERVLAQEL; encoded by the coding sequence CTGGCCCCGGACCATAAACTCTATGAGGGTAAGGCCAAGATTATTTACAAAACCCCAGATCCCCAGGTTTTACTTGCCTATTTCAAGGATGATGCGACGGCTTTTAATGCCCAAAAAAAAGGGGCCATTGTCGGCAAAGGGGCAATGAACTGCCAGATTTCCAGTCACCTATTCCGTTACTTAGCCCACCAGGCCATTGCCAGCCACTTTCTAGCCCAGGTGGCCGCCGATGTGATGCAAGTCCAGGCTGTTGAAATTATTCCCCTGGAAGTCGTTGTTCGGAATCGGGCCGCTGGCAGTCTGTGCAAACAAACGGGCCTGGAACTGGGATTGGTTTTGCCCTTTCCATTGGTGGAGTTTTATCTCAAAGATGATGCCTTGGGGGATCCCCTCCTGACCCCAGATCGCTTAACCCTCTTGAATGTCGCCAGCACTGCCGAAATTGCCCAACTGCGGGGCCTGGCCTTGAAAATTAACAGCCTTTTAACGCACTTTTTTCAAGATTGTGGCATTACCCTAGTGGATTTTAAGCTGGAGTTTGGTCGCAATCCCCAAGGTGAAATTTTACTAGCCGATGAAATTAGTCCAGATACCTGTCGTTTATGGAATCAGGCCGAGTCAGATCCCCATCGTCGCGTGATGGATAAAGACCGCTTCCGTCAGGATTTAGGGGATATTGAAGCTGCCTATAAAAGCGTTATGGAACGAGTTTTAGCCCAGGAACTCTGA
- a CDS encoding GNAT family N-acetyltransferase has product MTLADSQDLLLVFSDPEVMKFYPQPFDDEMTQTWINHNLQRYRNHGFGLWALVLKENNKVIGDCGLVLQNVDGIEKVEVGFHIQRQLWGQGLATEAAQACCQYGFNQLQLKQLVCLIHPQNLASRRVAEKIGMNLVTAEITWQDQKVCIYEMNCCHA; this is encoded by the coding sequence ATGACTTTAGCGGATAGTCAGGATTTACTGCTGGTTTTTTCTGATCCAGAAGTAATGAAGTTTTATCCTCAGCCCTTTGATGATGAGATGACTCAAACCTGGATCAACCATAATCTCCAAAGATATCGCAATCATGGCTTTGGCCTGTGGGCATTAGTTCTTAAGGAAAACAACAAAGTGATTGGGGATTGTGGTTTGGTGTTGCAGAATGTTGATGGAATTGAAAAGGTTGAAGTTGGATTCCACATTCAGCGTCAACTATGGGGACAAGGTTTGGCCACAGAAGCAGCCCAGGCCTGTTGCCAGTATGGATTCAATCAACTACAACTTAAACAATTAGTCTGTCTGATCCATCCGCAAAATCTTGCATCTAGGCGCGTGGCTGAAAAAATTGGCATGAACTTAGTTACAGCAGAAATAACCTGGCAAGATCAAAAGGTGTGTATCTATGAAATGAACTGTTGTCATGCCTAA